In one Mucilaginibacter ginsenosidivorax genomic region, the following are encoded:
- a CDS encoding SDR family oxidoreductase has protein sequence MKVLLAGANGYIGTRLIPVLLEKGHDVICLVRDKRRFHEHSDFSKRVTLINGDLLKEADIEAFPDDIDAAYYLVHSMSQAQDFAALEVLSAYNFIQALDKTNCRQTIFLSGITNDENLSRHLESRRHVEDVLKEGKAALTVLRAAIIIGSGSASFEIIRDLTEKLLIMTVPRWVNTRCQPIAIGDVLGYLEAVMLNPKTFNKTFDIGGPDILSFKDMMLVYAKVRKLKRRIFIIPFLSPKISSYWLYFVTSTSYTLAQSLVNSMKNETIMKDHAIDDIVPRKCLTYEEALNLAFVKIEQNSIVSSWKDALNMGYLNTSFMDQIKVPQNGTLEYKVKVPFERDSQDVFTNFMSVGGNRGWYYWDWIWNLRGFLDKLFGGVGSRRGRTSSINIAPGDVIDFWRVLLADKENKRLLLYAEMKLPGEAWLEFKIIERNGTKNLSQVATFRPSGLWGRLYWYAMWPFHLFIFNGMAKEIVHYGEVH, from the coding sequence ATGAAGGTTTTACTTGCCGGTGCTAATGGTTACATAGGAACAAGACTTATCCCGGTTTTGCTGGAGAAAGGTCACGATGTAATTTGCCTGGTGCGCGATAAGCGCCGCTTTCATGAGCATAGCGATTTTAGTAAACGGGTTACCCTGATTAACGGCGATTTGCTAAAGGAGGCGGATATTGAAGCTTTCCCCGACGATATTGATGCCGCTTATTACCTGGTTCATTCCATGTCGCAGGCGCAGGACTTTGCAGCTTTGGAAGTGTTATCGGCTTATAATTTTATCCAGGCCCTTGATAAAACCAATTGCAGGCAAACCATATTTTTAAGCGGTATTACCAACGATGAAAACCTGAGCCGGCACCTTGAATCGCGCAGGCATGTAGAGGATGTATTAAAGGAAGGCAAGGCCGCGCTTACGGTGTTAAGGGCAGCCATCATTATAGGTTCGGGCAGCGCATCGTTCGAAATCATCCGCGACCTTACCGAGAAACTGCTTATCATGACGGTTCCGCGCTGGGTAAATACCCGTTGCCAGCCCATTGCCATCGGCGATGTGTTGGGCTACCTTGAAGCGGTAATGCTTAACCCAAAAACATTTAACAAAACATTTGATATTGGTGGCCCTGATATTTTATCGTTTAAAGATATGATGCTGGTGTATGCCAAAGTGCGTAAGCTTAAACGGCGTATATTTATTATACCGTTCCTGTCGCCAAAAATCTCGTCGTACTGGCTTTACTTTGTAACCTCCACCAGCTATACCCTTGCCCAAAGCCTGGTAAACAGTATGAAGAATGAAACCATCATGAAGGACCATGCCATTGACGATATTGTACCGCGCAAATGCCTTACTTATGAAGAGGCGTTGAACCTGGCCTTTGTAAAAATCGAGCAAAATTCGATAGTATCCAGTTGGAAGGATGCCCTGAATATGGGCTACCTTAACACCAGCTTCATGGACCAGATAAAGGTGCCCCAAAACGGTACGCTTGAGTATAAAGTAAAAGTGCCCTTTGAGCGCGATAGCCAGGATGTGTTTACCAATTTTATGTCGGTAGGGGGCAACAGGGGCTGGTACTATTGGGACTGGATTTGGAACCTGCGCGGTTTTCTTGATAAATTATTCGGCGGGGTGGGCTCGCGCCGCGGCCGTACCAGCAGCATTAATATAGCGCCGGGCGATGTGATAGATTTTTGGAGGGTATTATTAGCCGATAAGGAGAACAAACGCCTTTTACTATATGCCGAAATGAAGCTGCCAGGTGAGGCCTGGCTTGAATTTAAAATAATTGAACGCAATGGCACTAAAAATCTGAGCCAGGTAGCTACCTTTAGGCCCAGCGGCCTTTGGGGCAGGTTGTACTGGTACGCCATGTGGCCATTCCACCTGTTTATTTTCAACGGCATGGCCAAAGAGATTGTACACTATGGAGAAGTTCATTAG
- a CDS encoding TIGR01777 family oxidoreductase, with translation MNILITGGSGGLGKRLSKHLLGKGYQVSVLSRTPGGDNNVKTFLWDVNKGTIDEHCIDGVDTIIHLAGAGIADKRWTDKRKKEIVESRTKSIALIYGLMKNRANKVATVISASGIGYYNDRGDELLTETSAPTNGFISQCCVEWEAAVNEGEKLGLRILKFRTGVVLDKDAGALPMLALPVKLYVGSPIGSGKQWIPWVHWQDVIDMYLFGIENEGLKGVYNMVAPNPVTNAQMVQAVARRLRKPLWAPRVPAFLLKLLLGEMSSLVLGSTKVSAQKITDAGFSFKYPEVADALKEIYG, from the coding sequence ATGAACATATTAATAACAGGCGGCTCGGGAGGCTTAGGTAAGCGGTTAAGTAAGCATTTGTTGGGCAAAGGCTACCAGGTAAGTGTACTGAGCCGGACACCGGGTGGCGACAATAACGTTAAAACCTTTTTGTGGGATGTAAATAAAGGCACTATTGATGAGCATTGTATTGATGGCGTTGATACTATTATTCACCTGGCAGGTGCCGGTATTGCCGATAAACGCTGGACCGATAAACGGAAAAAAGAAATAGTTGAAAGTCGTACTAAATCGATAGCGCTTATTTATGGCCTGATGAAAAACAGGGCCAATAAGGTTGCAACGGTCATATCCGCTTCGGGCATTGGCTATTATAACGATAGGGGCGATGAGCTGCTGACAGAAACTAGCGCACCTACCAATGGTTTTATATCTCAATGTTGTGTTGAGTGGGAAGCTGCTGTTAACGAAGGCGAAAAGTTGGGACTGCGGATATTGAAATTCCGTACCGGCGTGGTTTTGGATAAAGATGCAGGGGCATTACCAATGTTGGCCTTGCCTGTAAAATTGTATGTTGGCTCGCCCATAGGCAGCGGTAAACAATGGATCCCCTGGGTTCATTGGCAGGATGTAATTGACATGTACCTTTTCGGCATCGAAAATGAAGGCTTGAAGGGCGTGTACAATATGGTGGCGCCAAACCCGGTTACCAATGCGCAAATGGTACAAGCTGTGGCCCGTCGGCTGCGTAAACCACTATGGGCTCCCAGGGTTCCGGCGTTTTTACTGAAATTATTATTGGGCGAAATGAGTTCGCTGGTTTTGGGAAGTACCAAAGTATCGGCACAAAAAATTACGGATGCAGGCTTCAGTTTTAAATACCCCGAAGTAGCTGATGCATTAAAAGAAATTTATGGATAA
- a CDS encoding outer membrane protein assembly factor BamD: MFKKQLTLFACVLALLIITLGSCKSKYEKLKASNDYAKKYQEAIKYYNKQEYEKALGLFDVLVERYRGRSAAEDLFYYYAFTNYKLKDYTSARFHFKTFADTYPSSPRAEECRFFSAYCYYLDSPTYSLDQENTLKAIETLQLFINLYPKSDRVTEASKLIQNLRDKLEQKAYENAKLYLTISDYQSAVIAFNNVLRDYPDTKYGEEIEYLTIKAQYEYANHSFETKQVERFEQAITYADQFNDKFPKSKYGHEATTLKKDSQTGIVDANRVLAEDMANNKLAKKLAARKDTLKTQPPSEKNQDQKIPY, encoded by the coding sequence ATGTTTAAAAAACAACTAACGTTATTCGCCTGTGTTTTAGCCCTGTTGATTATAACACTGGGAAGTTGTAAAAGCAAATACGAAAAGTTAAAAGCAAGTAACGATTACGCCAAAAAATACCAGGAAGCTATTAAGTACTATAATAAACAGGAGTACGAAAAAGCGCTGGGTTTGTTTGATGTGCTGGTTGAACGCTATCGTGGCCGCAGCGCTGCCGAAGACTTGTTTTATTACTATGCCTTCACCAACTATAAGCTAAAGGATTATACATCTGCAAGGTTTCATTTTAAAACTTTTGCCGATACTTACCCATCGAGCCCAAGGGCCGAGGAATGCCGTTTCTTTTCAGCCTATTGCTACTACCTTGATTCGCCTACTTACTCGCTCGACCAAGAAAACACGTTAAAGGCTATTGAAACGTTACAGTTGTTTATTAACCTTTACCCAAAAAGCGACCGTGTTACCGAGGCAAGTAAGCTGATACAAAACCTGCGCGATAAACTGGAGCAAAAAGCTTATGAAAACGCGAAGTTATATTTAACCATCAGCGATTATCAATCGGCAGTTATTGCTTTTAATAATGTACTACGCGATTACCCGGATACTAAATATGGCGAGGAAATTGAGTACCTTACCATAAAAGCGCAGTATGAATACGCCAACCATAGCTTTGAAACCAAACAGGTTGAACGTTTTGAGCAGGCCATAACCTATGCCGATCAGTTTAACGACAAGTTTCCTAAAAGCAAGTACGGACACGAAGCTACTACGCTTAAAAAAGATAGCCAAACCGGTATTGTGGATGCCAACCGGGTACTGGCCGAAGATATGGCAAATAACAAACTGGCCAAAAAGTTAGCCGCCAGGAAAGATACGCTAAAAACGCAGCCACCATCAGAAAAGAATCAGGATCAGAAAATACCATATTAA